GGTTTATACtatgattgattgatttttacCATAAATCCTTCTCCTCCTTTCTCTTTCTGCATTCCTCCCTATCTTCCCCACCTGCCACCGCTAAACAGAAATGATTATCTTCGGATTTTTAAGATAACTAATTGGACATATCGGACAGGTTAATTTGGTTAGCATCCAATTACACTATAGAATTCTTATGGTCAAGCAAGTGATGAGTATCTGGCTTTACTCTTGTATAGAAAATTCACCAGAACACAGAGGGGTTAAAAATACTAAGATAAAATCTTTAAGACGTTGCAGACGTGTCAAAAGCCTTTATATTTTATGCTAGTAACTAAACTCTATAAAAAAGCATCTAAAGATTggcgaaacatttttaaaagtggagGGGCTATATGTCAATATCAGATACGTGATAAGTGATGGCAGCCACCACGGTTGACAGcggagatattttttttaattatttgtacTGTACAAATTAGATTTTTCACTTTGTTTCCCTCTACTAGTCCTGAAATCTCGCTCGCAAAATGTCATCTTACGAAATTTACCACAATTCAAACTCCTAAAGAGAGCACGTGTCACATGCCGAGgatttatgttaaaaaatattttgtcaacttgatatttctttttatgACCCATTGTGCAAAAGTTTTGGCGTAAGGTACTGCTTCAAAATTATGCTGAAAGTGATATGTTGCACCTGAGAGATAATGCGCAAACAACGCCACAGGTTTAAATCAAACAGAACATGAGGTTTACTCACTCTGCGCACGTTTTCTTCTGTTTGTGCCGTCCGTAATTTTATTAACCCAACTGTTTAGTGCTGTTCTGCAACAAACAAACTTTATTGTGTAGTTTATAAAGCTTATGGAATGGTCAATAAATTGGATATGATTATAGGGAGCTAATATTATACTTAATTATTGTATTGGAGTATTTATGTATGTATGAAGAATCAACTTATGCACAATGTATCTTTGCAAATAGGCAACAGATAACGGCCGTATACCCATACCGACCCACTGTTATAATTGTAATTCATGGGTATCCAACAGAGTCTTGTTTTCGGAAATAATTCGTGATCTTGCTGCAATTGTAAAGGACCATTTTGTGTGCGTGTGTGTTCATTTCtcaaatattttatcatttatttatACATTCACCATTAGATTGAAGAACATGTATGAATGTATGCTAAGTTTGAGAAGCCGGGTATACTAGATATCGAAAACAAACAATATCTAGACATTAATTCTGAttgctttgtttatttttgattaaaatGGACATACCGTCTTCTCTTTTTATATAAGCTAGTTGTGTGATTAATGAAGGTCTAACTAGcaacaattttttgttgtaaaatcaATGGTAACAACGTGTTTTTCTCTTTCAGAAATAAAACAATATGAAAACTAGCGATGACAAACCTAAAGAAATCGAACACAATATAAATGGAAATACCGGTGACGTAAAAATTGCAAAGATAGATGTTAAGGTTTCCGAAGAATCACCggatgcttttaaaaaccagaAAAATGATACATCAATACAAAACGATAAATATAAAGAAGAAGACAATGTTGAAGACGCAACACAAGACTCAGAACAATCTGGCGCGCAATCTGGCGCCACAAAACAAAATACAGCTAATGAAAAAGGCGATACAGCAGTCGATACTGCTGACCAGAATACCACAGACTCACATATAATTAAGGCTGAAGAacgcaaaaataagaaaagcatAAAGGAGTCTAAAAACTCACAAGGAAAACAAAAGGcttcaaataataataaaaaagacgaTCGTGGAGAAGTTAGCAGAGCGAAGCAAGAAAATGATGAGCAGGAGTCATCTGGaaaacaaaatcttttaaacggtgaaattatgaaTAGGACTAAAATTAAGGACGTGCCTCATAGTACACCtaagaaagaaaatatcaaTATCAGCGATACAAACCTTAGCAGTAGTAGCGAGAGCGTAAAACTCGAAGGAAAACGAAACACGGCCATGGTGGTACGAACGTATAACGAAACAAAAGACACGCAGGATGGTCAAAGTTATAGTGAAGATTTTTCGCTAGATGGAGATTTTCGTTTAAATGTGACGCAGTGTAGATGCATGCCTAAACGTTATGTTCTAGCCATACTtagtttttttggattttttaatgtttattgttTACGAGTAGATTTGAGCGTCGCCTTGGTAGCGATGACTAATAACCACACGAGAGTGAAAACAGATGGGACTGAATATTGGGTATGTTGTGAGAGTTTTAATTATTAATTGGAATTGGAAGACGTGTTAATGATCGAGAAAATACCTTGctctgtatttttatttcaagtattttttttatactatCAATCAACTTTCGACTTTTCAGGTACCAGCGGAGTTTGAATGGAACAGTCAACTACAAGGTACTTAATTCTTATGTTTTCGTACAATTAAATACCTGAATAAATGTATAAATGtataaatcaataaataaatgaaaatgccAGTAAAGAAATAAACGAAgatatgaatgaataaatgaaagaacgaataaattagtaaaaaaaagaaaaataagaagagTATAAAAGTAGAGTATAAAAAATGAATGAGTATTTAGATGTTTAAAATATAGTATATTGTATAGAAGATTAAAGACAGGGGCAAACcaatccaacatttcatccaacatttttttcccatgttggatgaaatgttggatgaaaaaatGCATGTTGGATGAAGCAAAATTTTAGGTTTGTGGGACTGCTTTTAAAAATAATCGAACATAAAGAGTTCATTCATTCCTGAAAGAACAAACTCGTCAATTCAGACGATGAAAAActaacccgtggaaaaacaaGAGAGTGGATAAGGAGGAGGGACCAAAATGGATATTTTAGTAATATCATTAAAGAATCGAAGATCGAGCACAAAttaggatttagggaaatgttTCGGATGGATGTTATTGAAACgcatcaaattaaaaacatttcattcaAAATGTTTTCGAAATTCGCGGGATTTTTATTATATGTTGGATGAAAATACCACCAAACCAATCCGACATGAAAATTCACGCAAATCAGATAGAGAATTCCTTTGATCTTGccgaaaatgttggatgaaatttttgacggcgatcaaacttcatccAACATCGTCCAACAcgattcttttcttcttttctgaaaatttcaaaattttgaagtgACTCAAACATTTCATCCAATATCACAAAATTGGATGTTGGATAGGTGGTTTGCGTCCGCCTTAAGTTAAACAACGTTCTACAACACCTCCATTTAGCCTGGATCATTAAAGACAttcactttttctttttctttttatttttaggtcACATACTCTCTGCATTTTATTATGGCTATCTGATAACACAAATTCCTGGAGGTTACATAGCTGCAAGATTTGGCGGAAAAACATTATTTGGAATGGCCATCTTGTTTAGTGCAATTTTCACCTTGTTAACACCCATGGCTTCTAGAAAACACTGGTCCTTGTTGTTTGGGTTGAGGTTTTTGGAAGGACTGTGTGAGGtgaaaaattaaagataaaGGGTTTATCTTTTGCACATTTTCTTTGACATTTGTTTATCTTACTTAAATTATATTTCTAGGGCTGCATTTATCCTGCGATGTATTCAATATGGAGTAGATGGGCACCTCCTGTAGAGAGAGCAAAGCTAGTTACAATACCTCATTCAGGTATAGCTTTTCTAACCTAAGATTTTTTTCGAATTACCGCAGCTCCATTCCCAGTGCTCTTTGTTTCGTTCTGGTAATCTTCATGAAGAGAACCTAAGAATGATTACGACGCAGTAGCTAGGGACAACTTTATCACTATCATAAAATTGAGATTTTAAaggcttatttatttttttttctaggttCATATTCTGGTTCAGTCGCAGGCACGTTAATAGCTGGTTATCTTTGTGAACTATGTGGATGGGCATGGGTGTTCTACTTGTTCGGTAAAGGGATACTTTACTCTACATAGGACaaacatgacttttttaaagtttagttAAAATCACTTTTGTACTGCAGACATGCATCCATATTATCAAATGCCCCGTCCTCTGAACACTTTCCGCCCACTTTCTTCTTTGTCTAAACAATCCTATAAGACTACGAAAGTACATTTATGTTCAAGGGATACAAAACATGGAGGTATAAAGTTTTCATTTCCAGGTTTGTTTGCATTGCTTTGGGTTGTCATATGGCAGATAATGGTGAGCGATTCTCCTGAAGACGATCGCCATATTTCagttcaagaaaaaaacatgatcGTAGAAAGTTTGAAAGAAGACCAAACCTCTCATTTGGTATGTAATattaaaaactagtcgttagtctGTAGAAAATCTCACGGGGATCGGCCATCGTACATATCTCTATGTCGTGTATCTTGGCCGCCAGGATAATGGATAATGGAGGTGGTGTTGTGGTTTACACATGTATTTCCAAAATGACAGATTCGGACCCTTTCCCTCTTGCATGTTGAGGTATCCTTTTCCTGCAAGCATGCTAAACTTTCCGTTATGTACTTAtagttttaatgaaaaatgttatttttttattaggtgAAAGGTCCGCTTCCTTGGTGTCAAATCTTCACTTCCATGCCATTCTTAGCTATTCTTGTTGCACACACATGCGAAGGTTGGGGCTTTAATATGCTTCAAACTTCGCTACCAAAATATCTTGCAGAAGCGATGGATTTTAGGATTTCAAAGGTAAGTATTCTTTGCTAAATAACAACTTTTTACTTTGTTACGAAAGCATGCTTTGGGAGCATGTATCTAACAATCCCGataaaaaaatatcgccaagTTATTGTACCACGTTTTGTGTTGACTCCTTAATTATCCAGCACCGTGATATGCAAACATTTTGACAGACAAGCTACTACAAAAGAGCATATCATTATTTTTTGACAACAATATAAAAAAGGGACGAATAATTTTTATGTCTTTTTTGCTTGATTAGCCGCCTTTCTACATTAAGCGCCGCTCTGAATAAGTTTCTCTTCCTTATAACTGTTTGAAAACCATCCATTTTACTTTTTAGTCTGTGGAATACACAGCTATTTTACTTTTTAGTCTGTGGAATATACAACAAACGTACTTTTTAGTCTGCGGAATGCacagttatttttctttttagctaTTATTTCTCAGTGTGCGGAATGCAcagttattttactttttagccAGCGGAATACAcaactattttaatttttagctaTTATTTCTCAGTCTGTGGAATGCACAACTATTTTACTTCTCAGGCTGCGGAATGCACagctattttacttttttagtcTGTGGAATGCAAATCTACATACTTTTTAGTCTGTGGAATACACAGCTATTTTACTTTTTAGTCTGCGGAATACACAGCTATTATGTATCTGGTGATGGGAATGACTGTGTTTCTAGCTGGTCAACTTTCTGATTGCTTCAGACAGAACACATGGCTGACTGCTACCATGCTTCGGAAGTCTTTCACAATCATAGGTTAAACTATTTATATTTTCATCTTTATTTACAGTATTGTGAAGGGATAAAGGTTTGGTGTAACAGTCCAGCTGTCACCGTTCCACCGCTTATTGACCTCGTAATAAGATGTTCTCAACTTCGTTTTAGGTTTTTCATTCAACGCTATCACATTTCTTATCTCCGCTCAGATGACTGTTGCCCAGTACGCTGTCATTACTTTAATCATCGGCGCAGGTATAGAAAGCTTGGCATGGGTCGGCTTTGGAATAAATCATTTAGACATTGCTCCAAGATTTGCTAGTATATTATTTGGAATTACAAACACGTGTGCAACCATTCCTGGAATTCTAGCGCCTCTACTGGTAGGGGCCATCACAAGTACAAGGGTAGGCATTGAGTATCAATACTATACgtcaagttttttttgtttgtttgtaagtCTCTACCCAGATGTAGCTACAATCCTAGATAAAATATATTGGACGAAATAGTAAATTTTCGCCATTTTATCAATTTTCGAGAAATTTAAAATCGTCAAAAATGCGATTCGACAAATTGCgaatacaaaacaacaaattgtattttttaaaacagcagAAAAAACATTACACTTACGTTATTGCTTTGTTATTTTTACGTCCttttttgattaatttttaACCGCAAAAATAACTGGAGATAATATTGGCGTGCAATATGTccatttatatgtttttattctGTGGATCAAGTATTTAAATGTATTTGAAATGGTGTTATTTCGAAATTGAtttatttggtaaaaaaaatatctatctaaaaaaacattaagaaaCGTTTGACTTTTTAGTTAGGTAAATGTGCTTTTAGAGTTTTCAGTACTAAAACTAAGGTATTCTCTTTCCCAGTTTGGTTTTTTCGTTTAGATTTTTTGTTGGATCATATTTTTTTCGATAATTAGGACAAAGTTTTTTGTTCCGTAGTCGGAATCAATACTGCTGTTACGTCTTGTGTTCTCTTAAATAGCCGTACCTCTCAAAATACAGATggaattcaaaaaatatttttttaggaaaaggCTGCCTGGGATGCGGTATTTTACATGTCATCCTTTATGTTCCTTGTGGGTGCAGTCTTTTATGGGTTTTTCGCCTCTGCGCAAAGACAATCTTGGGCGGATGATAATTACATTACGGATGACGAAGAAGAAAATTTAATAGCAGAATAACTTGTAACTTTTTGTATGTTAGAATGTAAAATGAAGTAGCTTGGAAAATTTAAACAGTATGATTATTATGTATTCTAGCTATATACATATTGGTTATgaaattgaaatataaatatataataatccATATGATTTATTCAATTCGTCCACGATTTATTTAAATCGCTTTCAATTTTTCAGCTAGTCTATAAACTATTTAACTCCTTCATCATATCTAATTTGAATGATGCCACAATCCTTTTTCAGTTTAAGCAAGCAGATACAATTCAATAATAGGAATAATGGCAATGACGACAAAGATAACAAGCGTAAAAAGTTTATCTAAAACCTTGTTATTTTGTTATCGAAGCATTTCGATTTGTACTATTGAGAAGGCCTCGGGACAGCAAGGAAATGTcacatttatttgttttgttacaACCTTTGTATCTTCTATTACCCATTGTCATTCTCTATCCCATTCTCCATTGGATCAGTATTAAAACGAATGTACATTATTTTTCTAATAATGTGTACCTGCTCATCAATTAGAAACCACGTGACATCGCACGAACAAGACATTTTCCACGTGACTGGCACGTTTCATGACACAATACCTTTGTTGGAAACTAACGCTTTTTGTTTTGTAGAATTCATCTGCACTAAGATAAAATACAGACTTAACGAAGTGTTTGCTATGTTCTTGTAGACtgttaatatgttaaatttaatAAGGGAAGGTGAGGTAGATATTTGTGTCACTGGATTTTGTGATCAATTTATCTGTTCTGACATATTTCTCATTGCCAGGGTCTCTGGTCTTGAGGCGTTATCACGAGGCGACCCTGAGATTTATCGAGGCAAAATGCCCAATTTCGTTATCACGTGAAAAACGTTTAACCATACTTGTTGTAAACACAACATCTGGTGTCCATATAAATTCTGTACCAACTGCTGTGTATAAAACACTGTCCATGTCGGATGTACTCGATTTCAACTGTGAATCAGACCATCGCTAGAATAAACAATCAATAATTTTTCACACCTAACCCTTCGGTTTTAGGGGCCGTGTTACTTTGGTGATAGTAAATAATAAATCAGAAAAGAAGTAAAAGCGCTTGTTTTGCTACACATCCTCACGCTGTCCTCAAGACTTCTTGTTGATATACCAATGTTTACggaaaaaatgtttgcaaaactttttttgcgGACGGTATCATTTCCAGAAATttgcggaattaatttttgcttcTGCTAAAAATCACTGTTTAGATTTTAGGAATAAAGGTATTTTCAATTAAACAACAATAACTTGGGGTCCTACAGGCTTGGATCCTACAGAAAACCCACGTAGCtacgaaaaaattaaaaattttgcggaTGTAATCTTTAAAGATGATTGACTCTTACAATTAGATTAGTTCCGCAAAAAATGGGTTGCAAAACCTTTTTTTGCAAGTAATTGTTTCTGCGAGGTGATGGCAATGAACAAGATGTCCTAGTTAGTTCTCTCTTTTTAAGATCTGACCTAAACTATTTAATAGAGAATGACATCACTTCTTATACCTTATCCAGATTTGGTCGATTTAAAGATCGTTTGATATTCATTGCTTCTTCTTTGAGTAGAGGACTATAAATACCAGACGCTTCACATTTTTTAAACCTGATGGCTTTCTCTGTTGATATTTTGAAACCCTTGAATTGAAAGTCTTCTAACTCTGCTCTGagctttttctcatttttcaaaacatttgctGCTTGTGTCTTTTCAATATTATGTTTTAGAAATGTCTCTAcaactcatttttttttattgtcatcGAATATTTTGATTTTCTCGTCTAACGTCAGGTAGCGTTTGTTAAGTTTCCCAGCTTCACGCTTTTTCAAGTTAGCAGGAGCCATGATGATGACGAAGATAttgttcatttaaaaaaaatctttcttaaaaGCATTAAGACATCCGAATCAACCCGTTCGATCGAATCAATATATTCGATTGAATCAACGcgtttgaacattttttttattcgatATTTCAGAGTTAAGGGCCGTTTCCACTCTGGGAAATTTTTCGTGGACAGGAAAAATTTCCACGGAGTTTTATCTACCGGCATTTCCACAACGGttcaaacataaaattttaaaatccttGTGCATCGTGATGCACTTGTTATCATTCAACTTGTGgtttaataaatttgaaaattctTGACAACACTTGAATATTCTACTTCTGAAATAGGAGAGTTAGAGCAGGAGCTTGAATTTTCCATATCTCTCTGCCTCCGCTCAGCGCAAGCTTATGCTTCTTCAGGCATTTCCACAACGCGGGAAAATCAGAAAACGaaatcgaaaataaaaatggctgGAATAAATAGACGCTTTTACTAATTTTGCTGCGAAGAAAATTATCTAGAGCAAGGCAAAGCAAGCGATGTTGGGTTCGTAAAATATTTTCCGAACGTACTTTCAAAGGTGAATATCATGTGCTCATTCACGAAATGTTCATTGCGCAGGGAGGCAATTAGTCCGTCAGAAAGACTTTGTTTAACATTCCGCTATCTAGTGACTGGTGATTCTCAAGTATCCATTGCATGTAGTTATCGCGTAAGTCCGACATCAATTACTCGCATAGTTGCAGAAACGTGCAAAGCTCTTTGGACGATGTTATTGAGAGAAGGCTACTTGAAATGTCCTACAACGAGTGaagagtaaaaaaaatatccccaaaaaatattttttagttttgtataaACTAAGCAAAAAAGGTAGCGGAactgtatattcgtacgcactttcATACGTAATATATGACATATTTACGCGGCggaaaaggaaaaaagaatcctaaccctaaccctagcCCTAAAGCACTTTACGTACGAATAGCGGATGAACATATACATACGCAAAAGTGAGCAAAAGTGCCTACGAATATACACTACGAAAGGTAGCTAGTAGCTAAGCTAGCTTACCATTAATGTCTTTCAATCTCTTTGAAATTTCCTCCCAGGACCTTATTATTCTGTCTTTGTCTTTGTATTCTGTTGAGTACAATTTCCATATGCACGAGTACTCTGGCATTAGGTTTACTAACCTTTCATGCACAGAGAGTTCTTCACGTTCTTCTTCACAAGTAGATTTAAGATCTTGCTGCTGTTCTGAGTCATCAGCATTCTCTTGGGCACTTGGAACTAAAGGACTTGCAATGCCAGACACAATGCCAGGAAGTAATGCCAGAAAAGCGTTGTTGAAAACAAGATACAGGTGATGAAAGGGGAGAAGCCTCTATTTTGATAAACTATAATAAACTATAATAAACGATAAATGTGCAAttcgaaaatttttcttttctgagGAAAATTTTCCTGAGTGGAAACAGGCCTTTAGCATTCGaaggatttttttgaaaaaaaatttatcatttattcattcattcattctaaAATCTTAGTTCATTGTAAAAATCTTTTGGTAGAGGATATCATGTCTACATTAACATCTGGAGCCCCTTTTTGGAGAAATTGTTACAATGTAGGCATGAGCCATCTAACAAGGAAATGCAATAGCAATAATAAGAACTGATTCTTTACAAAACGAAAACATGCcacaaaatatatcaaaaatatgtttcatGCTCTTGAAAGCCCGAACACTTCGATTACAGCCGAGGTTTATGGAAGGCTTTTATAGTGTCCGTTATTTGGGGAGAATGCTGTAGttagtttttgtttaaaatccaCTATCTGTACTTAATCTTGTTCTCCAGGGCTTACTTGCCTTTTAATAACTAGGCTAGCGCGAGTAAAAAAAGCCCCGGGAACgacatttatcaaatttttttgagcatttgttcaaactgtcgctaaagATTGTCGGACCGAAAATTCGGCGGAATTGGCAGATTTGACAAAAACCCGTTAAATTCTTGCTAAATTAAATTTCACTATATTTTATTTCCACCCAATTTTCTTCCTGCTAAataaatctcttataataatacagagactgtgtctgtttgtaacaggcaaagtggatatcgtcatttttctttgatgtcgccgaaaaacttatgtctaatatgttaaattttctgacgttacggcgcgacgtcaataatactactttaacgtcaatatcctatattaaattaatgaagccattacagtgcacctaaaacctaaaactaaaattgaaataacgcttctttttcatttttatcctgcctaagtggatttttccacgggctttataaACTAGTTAACAATATTGTTACGAGTTGGCGCACTACACAAGAACAACTATCCTTACCTTATAACTGCACCCTTGACGCAAGTATATCATTCAGGGGATGTGTTTTGaaacttttgaatttttatgtGTACTGACCATGCTGTTGTGTTGAAAATACTCCGTTTGTACATTTTTGATCTTAATTGTTCCACTCAAGTTCTAAATCCCATTATGTTTGCGGATGATACCAACCTTTTCTATTCTCATGAAGATCTCAAAACACTCTACAGAACTGTAAACAACGAACTTATAAAACTAACAGACTGGTTTAAGGCaaataaatatctctaaatgTTAAGAAGACTAGATATATATTATTCCACCGAGTGCATAAAAGGAATAGACTACCAACAATATTAACGGAATTAAAAATCGGAGATTTCACAATCtcacgaaaacaaaaacaaagttccTGGGGGTTATACTAGATGAGAATCTTACCTGGCGAAAACACATTGAAACTGTAAGTGTAATTGTTCTTTATAAAGCTTGACGCCTCCTAAATAAACATTATctaataaatttatatttttcattcgTACATAGTCATATAAATTACGCAAATATAGTTTGGGGCAATCTAAACTTAAATCGAAATATAAACGTCAAAAACACGCTGTAAGAACTATTCTTTTCCAAGACAAATTTACGCATAGCAAACCACTACTGCAGTCTATAAAagctttaaatattttccagataaatatttttcagaacgtatgctttatgtataaaatgaaaaacaaatctATACCCCCATAATTTCTAACATGTGTCAAGTAAGAGAAAGTAAATATTCAACCAGGTCATCTGGTCAGTACTATCCACCATACAAAAAAACTAAGGCCAGTCAGTTTTCAGCTTCATAAAGTGGTCCATATATCTGGAATAGCATACACAAAATTAATAGATTTGTACTTGACAATGAGCGATCCTTTAAATGTTTTCAAaccaaagtaaaaacatttatattacACAGAATGAACAATGAAGTCTTATACTTTTAGATCTTTATTTATCTTTGCAGGCATTTCTTATATAATATTTAGCATTTTTTACATAGCTTACTTTAATTCTCTTTTGgtgcatatttttatatatgaGCGTCTTCGTAGAGTATATGTTATTTCAACAGGTTCTTAATGATGAGACTAGTTATTTGCCTTCGGTGAGTTTCCTGGTTTACAAAGTTGTTTAATTCGACAGCattattacatatttttaacaattaaatttattgaatttagtACTGTAACACTTTACTACTGTATACCTTTGTTTACGATCAAATACTTATTTTggttaattaataattttaaaatgttagcaTCCGCTATTATATCGTTTTATAATGCAAGCTGTAAAAATTCTTGCAGTTACAAAGATGACACTGTTTcgcacaaaaaatgttttgcaaatGTACAATCCACTAATGTGGAACATAATGGTggcattaaattttttatttttttacacctCTGTTGATAATAAGCAAGCAAAGGACCCAAAATCTTTCAGGTTTTTGGCCAATCATGCTCATCAATTCCATGGTAGCAGCAgatttattttacaattttagaaACATTAGGGTTTCAGGGTCAAAATTATGGAAGAAAACACTAAAGGAACGTAATAAAACCATTCAATTTCTATGTTAACTGTGCAAAGAAATATCAGGACGATTTTTGCCCAAGAGTTGAGAATGTTAAAACGAAAAACACGatccttataaaaaagtgtttttttaaaaaaacatgataagAAGTAACTGttacatttttgataaattttaaatttcaggaGGAACCAATATTCTTTGTCTAAATTTAAGGTTACTAGGTGATTTTAGATGTGGCCAGTCTGAATTTATTTGCTCTGTGCTTTCACTTATAAGTTGTCCAATTTTTCTACCACTTTGATTTTTAAACGTTTCTGTGGAGGAAAAAAACTAAATGTTTTGGGATGGATCTATTATTAGAAGAGACAAAAATTAATTCACgaaatttttatcattttgttttaaacataGTTACATTattcataaaaatatatttatatacataatACAAATTTATAcgcaaaaaaaacaagatttttaacgaaaaaaacaaaataacaaaaaggcGAAAATAGAGGAAATTCTATTCAAAGCAACGGTAATTTGTAACTTCGACACTGTATTTGACAAATCTTGGATATTTCAAACGCACTGAGAATCTTTTGAATCAACATAATCTTTTAAAAGCGTGTATACCCATTCCATTGGATCACTGCGTCATTCCATCtatcataaaaaaaagaaacgcgTATATATTTCAAGGAAACAAcaatattgcaaaaaaaacgAAATCTAACATTATTTGTACGACCATATTCAAGACCGACCGCTAT
Above is a window of Hydractinia symbiolongicarpus strain clone_291-10 chromosome 3, HSymV2.1, whole genome shotgun sequence DNA encoding:
- the LOC130636011 gene encoding sialin-like, with translation MKTSDDKPKEIEHNINGNTGDVKIAKIDVKVSEESPDAFKNQKNDTSIQNDKYKEEDNVEDATQDSEQSGAQSGATKQNTANEKGDTAVDTADQNTTDSHIIKAEERKNKKSIKESKNSQGKQKASNNNKKDDRGEVSRAKQENDEQESSGKQNLLNGEIMNRTKIKDVPHSTPKKENINISDTNLSSSSESVKLEGKRNTAMVVRTYNETKDTQDGQSYSEDFSLDGDFRLNVTQCRCMPKRYVLAILSFFGFFNVYCLRVDLSVALVAMTNNHTRVKTDGTEYWVPAEFEWNSQLQGHILSAFYYGYLITQIPGGYIAARFGGKTLFGMAILFSAIFTLLTPMASRKHWSLLFGLRFLEGLCEGCIYPAMYSIWSRWAPPVERAKLVTIPHSGSYSGSVAGTLIAGYLCELCGWAWVFYLFGLFALLWVVIWQIMVSDSPEDDRHISVQEKNMIVESLKEDQTSHLVKGPLPWCQIFTSMPFLAILVAHTCEGWGFNMLQTSLPKYLAEAMDFRISKSAEYTAIMYLVMGMTVFLAGQLSDCFRQNTWLTATMLRKSFTIIGFSFNAITFLISAQMTVAQYAVITLIIGAGIESLAWVGFGINHLDIAPRFASILFGITNTCATIPGILAPLLVGAITSTREKAAWDAVFYMSSFMFLVGAVFYGFFASAQRQSWADDNYITDDEEENLIAE